The genome window TGGCATAATTTTGAAAGGCTGTGCTACAATGTcatgataataaataaaaaattggaaGTCCAAAGAAAGAACTGTGTCATTGGTTATCTAGAGACTTGGCTACACCTCTGAACAGTAGTGAGCTATGGATGGGAAAAGCTTAGAGAAAAGCATAGGGGTATAATCCACTACATGTCCTGTTTCAAGAACACTAGTACTAAAAAGTACCTGTCTGCTGCAATGATGCATATGTGGTAGGTCCAGAAAGCCAGGCACAGCATGAAgaaggaaacagcatttttggATGTCACTTGGAATCAGTGGAAAGCCTGATGTCTTGGGATCTGAGTAGTCTCAAAGGAGTGAAGATCCACAATAAGAAAGAATCTCAGGAGACCTTATGCAAGAAGTTCACGTGAAACACTACAGGCAAGAATGAAGCCGGGCCACTGGGAATCAAGCCCCACGATGACAGCCTAGCTGAGGCCACAGCACTTTGCTAGCAAGGCAGGAGAACTCTTGTTTTCACCATAGATCCAAGGACACAGGAGCCTTAGAGCGCTCAGAGCTGCCTCCACCACGTCCCACactgcaggcacagcagagagCGCATGGTTGGAGCCATCCAGCTGCTTGCTGTGACGCTGACAGTTAGTACCTTTGGAGACCCAGTCTGACATGGTGCTTAGACCCAAGCAGAGGCTCTGAGCTCCTACCAAGCAGCATTTTAGTTCAGGAAGATATGAAAAGTTAAGACAGTGTAAAATGATCCACTCacccagcagcagtgctgtatACAGAAGGGCATCATACTTATAGATTGGCATTGTCTAGCTGCAGTTTCagaaatttgatttcttttctatcTTTGTCTCATTTGACAGGAATTTATAGCTTTAAATTAACCTTTCTCTTCATCTTCTGATCAATAAGCTAGAGctccttcagctgctttgtATAAAGCAGGTGTTCAGAGCTCATTCCCTAAACCCTTTTTTGCAATCACTGCTTTACAAGACACTACCCCCAGTTCTgagtatttttggttttgcgTAGATTTCTAAGATGCTTCAGCTATGTTAAAATACATGGAGCTGAATCCATCTCAATTATATTGAGGCTTCCACTGTATTGGAGATGATTATCTAGACAGCCTTAATAGTCAAGAGAGAAAAGTAAGATACAAACTCAACTGTAGAAAGTCACACTTAGTAATGATCTGGTTACTGCTTCACCACTTTGCACCATTTGCACACTGCCATGCTATGTGCAAGTGAAAATGTCTTCCACTCCAACCACTGTGAGGGCTGAGGCAGTTGTGGCTACCTTTGCTGCTATTTACGGGACTGGCTTTTGCTGGAAAACCTCCAAGAGCTCTTGGCTTAACAACATATCCCTGCAGTTCAAGTACTTTTGTCCTTCTCGCAGGAATCAATGTTGGCGCTTGTCCTGCTCACTGGGTGAGACGAGGGTGTGCAGGTCTCTTTGCGTTAAGAGGACCTTACAGAATCACAAGCGATTCGGGAGTTTCTCCTCACGCCCAGCAGAAACCCCCGCAGCAATGGGTGACCACCCCTCCTGATTTACTCTCTGTGCCTGGCACGGCCCGTGGCGGGCACGCTGGCCCAGACACCCGCTGTGGAGCGAACGGCTGCCGGGGCGGCCTCTCCCCCGCGGCAGCACCGCAGCCCGCCGGCGCACCCTCAGCGAGGAGCGAGAATAAGGGAGAAGGGAAGCGCTGCCACAGAGCGGCGCCGAGCGAGGCCGGCTCTCCCGCCCGGCGCCCCGTCGCGCCCGGCGGGCAGGGGGAGCCGCTGCGCCCGCCGCGGCAGGCGCCTGAGCGCGGTCCGCCGGGGCAGGCCGCGGAgcagcccccgccgcggggcccgTCAGGCGGCGGAGCCCGGCTCGAGAGCGGGGGCATGGCGGCGCGGAGCCAGGGCTCCCTGCGGCGCCTGCTGCAGAGCTCGCAGGAGGCGCAGCACCGGCAAGCGGTGCTGGTGCGGAAGCTGCAGGCGAAGGTGAGGAGCGGGGGCGCCGGCCCGGCGGGGAGCTGCCCGGGGACGGGCCGCGGTGGCGGGGCCGGGGTGCCCGGGCCGGCCGCGCAGCGCTGAGAGGggcctcggcggcggcggcggcgatgTCGGGGGGCGAAGGCGCGGCCCCAGCGGGGCCCTCCCCGGGGCGTTCCCCGGCGCTGCCGCGGGCGGGACGGCGCCGAGCCCGCAGCTCGGGGGAGGCCCCGGGAGCCGCCCTcctccgcccggcccggcccggcccggcccggcccgctgGGCGCCTGGCCCTGCCGCTGTCGCCCTGCCGCTGTCACCCTGCCGAGCCTCTCGTGAGGGCTTGTCCGTACTGAAATAAAGATGCCCGGCTCGCAGGCGGCTTTGTTGGGCCACGTTAGCAGGGGGCTGTCCCAGAGGCAGGAGCCGAGCCGGCGGGGGTGGTTTGGGGCGGCCCCGGGCCGAGGCAGGCAGCTCTTAGGATGAGCAGGTAGCAGTACGTGTAAAAGAAACGCCGTCTCAGTTTCTTCAGCACGAGATAAAGTGAAGCTTCCCTGTATCGTGACGACTTCTTGTTGGCGGCATCGGCAGCGCTGTGAAACGTACTGTGCTTGGGCTGTAAAGACTTGGAGAAAAGCTAATGCAGGAGGAGCCGAGCCTGTTACAAGCCGCATTCGCTCATCTTCGTTCTATGTCTCCATCCAGGTACTGCAGTACCCCAGGANNNNNNNNNNNNNNNNNNNNNNNNNNNNNNNNNNNNNNNNNNNNNNNNNNNNNNNNNNNNNNNNNNNNNNNNNNNNNNNNNNNNNNNNNNNNNNNNNNNNNNNNNNNNNNNNNNNNNNNNNNNNNNNNNNNNNNNNNNNNNNNNNNNNNNNNNNNNNNNNNNNNNNNNNNNNNNNNNNNNNNNNNNNNNNNNNNNNNNNNNNNNNNNNNNNNNNNNNNNNNNNNNNNNNNNNNNNNNNNNNNNNNNNNNNNNNNNNNNNNNNNNNNNNNNNNNNNNNNNNNNNNNNNNNNNNNNNNNNNNNNNNNNNNNNNNNNNNNNNNNNNNNNNNNNNNNNNNNNNNNNNNNNNNNNNNNNNNNNNNNNNNNNNNNNNNNNNNNNNNNNNNNNNNNNNNNNNNNNNNNNNNNNNNNNNNNNNNNNNNNNNNNNNNNNNNNNNNNNNNNNNNNNNNNNNNNNNNNNNNNNNNNNNNNNNNNNNNNNNNNNNNNNNNNNNNNNNNNNNNNNNNNNNNNNNNNNNNNNNNNNNNNNNNNNNNNNNNNNNNNNNNNNNNNNNNNNNNNNNNNNNNNNNNNNNNNNNNNNNNNNNNNNNNNNNNNNNNNNNNNNNNNNNNNNNNNNNNNNNNNNNNNNNNNNNNNNNNNNNNNNNNNNNNNNNNNNNNNNNNNNNNNNNNNNNNNNNNNNNNNNNNNNNNNNNNNNNNNNNNNNNNNNNNNNNNNNNNNNNNNNNNNNNNNNNNNNNNNNNNNNNNNNNNNNNNNNNNNNNNNNNNNNNNNNNNNNNNNNNNNNNNNNNNNNNNNNNNNNNNNNNNNNNNNNNNNNNNNNNNNNNNNNNNNNNNNNNNNNNNNNNNNNNNNNNNNNNNNNNNNNNNNNNNNNNNNNNNNNNNNNNNNNNNNNNNNNNNNNNNNNNNNNNNNNNNNNNNNNNNNNNNNNNNNNNNNNNNNNNNNNNNNNNNNNNNNNNNNNNNNNNNNNNNNNNNNNNNNNNNNNNNNNNNNNNNNNNNNNNNNNNNNNNNNNNNNNNNNNNNNNNNNNNNNNNNNNNNNNNNNNNNNNNNNNNNNNNNNNNNNNNNNNNNNNNNNNNNNNNNNNNNNNNNNNNNNNNNNNNNNNNNNNNNNNNNNNNNNNNNNNNNNNNNNNNNNNNNNNNNNNNNNNNNNNNNNNNNNNNNNNNNNNNNNNNNNNNNNNNNNNNNNNNNNNNNNNNNNNNNNNNNNNNNNNNNNNNNNNNNNNNNNNNNNNNNNNNNNNNNNNNNNNNNNNNNNNNNNNNNNNNNNNNNNNNNNNNNNNNNNNNNNNNNNNNNNNNNNNNNNNNNNNNNNNNNNNNNNNNNNNNNNNNNNNNNNNNNNNNNNNNNNNNNNNNNNNNNNNNNNNNNNNNNNNNNNNNNNNNNNNNNNNNNNNNNNNNNNNNNNNNNNNNNNNNNNNNNNNNNNNNNNNNNNNNNNNNNNNNNNNNNNNNNNNNNNNNNNNNNNNNNNNNNNNNNNNNNNNNNNNNNNNNNNNNNNNNNNNNNNNNNNNNNNNNNNNNNNNNNNNNNNNNNNNNNNNNNNNNNNNNNNNNNNNNNNNNNNNNNNNNNNNNNNNNNNNNNNNNNNNNNNNNNNNNNNNNNNNNNNNNNNNNNNNNNNNNNNNNNNNNNNNNNNNNNNNNNNNNNNNNNNNNNNNNNNNNNNNNNNNNNNNNNNNNNNNNNNNNNNNNNNNNNNNNNNNNNNNNNNNNNNNNNNNNNNNNNNNNNNNNNNNNNNNNNNNNNNNNNNNNNNNNNNNNNNNNNNNNNNNNNNNNNNNNNNNNNNNNNNNNNNNNNNNNNNNNNNNNNNNNNNNNNNNNNNNNNNNNNNNNNNNNNNNNNNNNNNNNNNNNNNNNNNNNNNNNNNNNNNNNNNNNNNNNNNNNNNNNNNNNNNNNNNNNNNNNNNNNNNNNNNNNNNNNNNNNNNNNNNNNNNNNNNNNNNNNNNNNNNNNNNNNNNNNNNNNNNNNNNNNNNNNNNNNNNNNNNNNNNNNNNNNNNNNNNNNNNNNNNNNNNNNNNNNNNNNNNNNNNNNNNNNNNNNNNNNNNNNNNNNNNNNNNNNNNNNNNNNNNNNNNNNNNNNNNNNNNNNNNNNNNNNNNNNNNNNNNNNNNNNNNNNNNNNNNNNNNNNNNNNNNNNNNNNNNNNNNNNNNNNNNNNNNNNNNNNNNNNNNNNNNNNNNNNNNNNNNNNNNNNNNNNNNNNNNNNNNNNNNNNNNNNNNNNNNNNNNNNNNNNNNNNNNNNNNNNNNNNNNNNNNNNNNNNNNNNNNNNNNNNNNNNNNNNNNNNNNNNNNNNNNNNNNNNNNNNNNNNNNNNNNNNNNNNNNNNNNNNNNNNNNNNNNNNNNNNNNNNNNNNNNNNNNNNNNNNNNNNNNNNNNNNNNNNNNNNNNNNNNNNNNNNNNNNNNNNNNNNNNNNNNNNNNNNNNNNNNNNNNNNNNNNNNNNNNNNNNNNNNNNNNNNNNNNNNNNNNNNNNNNNNNNNNNNNNNNNNNNNNNNNNNNNNNNNNNNNNNNNNNNNNNNNNNNNNNNNNNNNNNNNNNNNNNNNNNNNNNNNNNNNNNNNNNNNNNNNNNNNNNNNNNNNNNNNNNNNNNNNNNNNNNNNNNNNNNNNNNNNNNNNNNNNNNNNNNNNNNNNNNNNNNNNNNNNNNNNNNNNNNNNNNNNNNNNNNNNNNNNNNNNNNNNNNNNNNNNNNNNNNNNNNNNNNNNNNNNNNNNNNNNNNNNNNNNNNNNNNNNNNNNNNNNNNNNNNNNNNNNNNNNNNNNNNNNNNNNNNNNNNNNNNNNNNNNNNNNNNNNNNNNNNNNNNNNNNNNNNNNNNNNNNNNNNNNNNNNNNNNNNNNNNNNNNNNNNNNNNNNNNNNNNNNNNNNNNNNNNNNNNNNNNNNNNNNNNNNNNNNNNNNNNNNNNNNNNNNNNNNNNNNNNNNNNNNNNNNNNNNNNNNNNNNNNNNNNNNNNNNNNNNNNNNNNNNNNNNNNNNNNNNNNNNNNNNNNNNNNNNNNNNNNNNNNNNNNNNNNNNNNNNNNNNNNNNNNNNNNNNNNNNNNNNNNNNNNNNNNNNNNNNNNNNNNNNNNNNNNNNNNNNNNNNNNNNNNNNNNNNNNNNNNNNNNNNNNNNNNNNNNNNNNNNNNNNNNNNNNNNNNNNNNNNNNNNNNNNNNNNNNNNNNNNNNNNNNNNNNNNNNNNNNNNNNNNNNNNNNNNNNNNNNNNNNNNNNNNNNNNNNNNNNNNNNNNNNNNNNNNNNNNNNNNNNNNNNNNNNNNNNNNNNNNNNNNNNNNNNNNNNNNNNNNNNNNNNNNNNNNNNNNNNNNNNNNNNNNNNNNNNNNNNNNNNNNNNNNNNNNNNNNNNNNNNNNNNNNNNNNNNNNNNNNNNNNNNNNNNNNNNNNNNNNNNNNNNNNNNNNNNNNNNNNNNNNNNNNNNNNNNNNNNNNNNNNNNNNNNNNNNNNNNNNNNNNNNNNNNNNNNNNNNNNNNNNNNNNNNNNNNNNNNNNNNNNNNNNNNNNNNNNNNNNNNNNNNNNNNNNNNNNNNNNNNNNNNNNNNNNNNNNNNNNNNNNNNNNNNNNNNNNNNNNNNNNNNNNNNNNNNNNNNNNNNNNNNNNNNNNNNNNNNNNNNNNNNNNNNNNNNNNNNNNNNNNNNNNNNNNNNNNNNNNNNNNNNNNNNNNNNNNNNNNNNNNNNNNNNNNNNNNNNNNNNNNNNNNNNNNNNNNNNNNNNNNNNNNNNNNNNNNNNNNNNNNNNNNNNNNNNNNNNNNNNNNNNNNNNNNNNNNNNNNNNNNNNNNNNNNNNNNNNNNNNNNNNNNNNNNNNNNNNNNNNNNNNNNNNNNNNNNNNNNNNNNNNNNNNNNNNNNNNNNNNNNNNNNNNNNNNNNNNNNNNNNNNNNNNNNNNNNNNNNNNNNNNNNNNNNNNNNNNNNNNNNNNNNNNNNNNNNNNNNNNNNNNNNNNNNNNNNNNNNNNNNNNNNNNNNNNNNNNNNNNNNNNNNNNNNNNNNNNNNNNNNNNNNNNNNNNNNNNNNNNNNNNNNNNNNNNNNNNNNNNNNNNNNNNNNNNNNNNNNNNNNNNNNNNNNNNNNNNNNNNNNNNNNNNNNNNNNNNNNNNNNNNNNNNNNNNNNNNNNNNNNNNNNNNNNNNNNNNNNNNNNNNNNNNNNNNNNNNNNNNNNNNNNNNNNNNNNNNNNNNNNNNNNNNNNNNNNNNNNNNNNNNNNNNNNNNNNNNNNNNNNNNNNNNNNNNNNNNNNNNNNNNNNNNNNNNNNNNNNNNNNNNNNNNNNNNNNNNNNNNNNNNNNNNNNNNNNNNNNNNNNNNNNNNNNNNNNNNNNNNNNNNNNNNNNNNNNNNNNNNNNNNNNNNNNNNNNNNNNNNNNNNNNNNNNNNNNNNNNNNNNNNNNNNNNNNNNNNNNNNNNNNNNNNNNNNNNNNNNNNNNNNNNNNNNNNNNNNNNNNNNNNNNNNNNNNNNNNNNNNNNNNNNNNNNNNNNNNNNNNNNNNNNNNNNNNNNNNNNNNNNNNNNNNNNNNNNNNNNNNNNNNNNNNNNNNNNNNNNNNNNNNNNNNNNNNNNNNNNNNNNNNNNNNNNNNNNNNNNNNNNNNNNNNNNNNNNNNNNNNNNNNNNNNNNNNNNNNNNNNNNNNNNNNNNNNNNNNNNNNNNNNNNNNNNNNNNNNNNNNNNNNNNNNNNNNNNNNNNNNNNNNNNNNNNNNNNNNNNNNNNNNNNNNNNNNNNNNNNNNNNNNNNNNNNNNNNNNNNNNNNNNNNNNNNNNNNNNNNNNNNNNNNNNNNNNNNNNNNNNNNNNNNNNNNNNNNNNNNNNNNNNNNNNNNNNNNNNNNNNNNNNNNNNNNNNNNNNNNNNNNNNNNNNNNNNNNNNNNNNNNNNNNNNNNNNNNNNNNNNNNNNNNNNNNNNNNNNNNNNNNNNNNNNNNNNNNNNNNNNNNNNNNNNNNNNNNNNNNNNNNNNNNNNNNNNNNNNNNNNNNNNNNNNNNNNNNNNNNNNNNNNNNNNNNNNNNNNNNNNNNNNNNNNNNNNNNNNNNNNNNNNNNNNNNNNNNNNNNNNNNNNNNNNNNNNNNNNNNNNNNNNNNNNNNNNNNNNNNNNNNNNNNNNNNNNNNNNNNNNNNNNNNNNNNNNNNNNNNNNNNNNNNNNNNNNNNNNNNNNNNNNNNNNNNNNNNNNNNNNNNNNNNNNNNNNNNNNNNNNNNNNNNNNNNNNNNNNNNNNNNNNNNNNNNNNNNNNNNNNNNNNNNNNNNNNNNNNNNNNNNNNNNNNNNNNNNNNNNNNNNNNNNNNNNNNNNNNNNNNNNNNNNNNNNNNNNNNNNNNNNNNNNNNNNNNNNNNNNNNNNNNNNNNNNNNNNNNNNNNNNNNNNNNNNNNNNNNNNNNNNNNNNNNNNNNNNNNNNNNNNNNNNNNNNNNNNNNNNNNNNNNNNNNNNNNNNNNNNNNNNNNNNNNNNNNNNNNNNNNNNNNNNNNNNNNNNNNNNNNNNNNNNNNNNNNNNNNNNNNNNNNNNNNNNNNNNNNNNNNNNNNNNNNNNNNNNNNNNNNNNNNNNNNNNNNNNNNNNNNNNNNNNNNNNNNNNNNNNNNNNNNNNNNNNNNNNNNNNNNNNNNNNNNNNNNNNNNNNNNNNNNNNNNNNNNNNNNNNNNNNNNNNNNNNNNNNNNNNNNNNNNNNNNNNNNNNNNNNNNNNNNNNNNNNNNNNNNNNNNNNNNNNNNNNNNNNNNNNNNNNNNNNNNNNNNNNNNNNNNNNNNNNNNNNNNNNNNNNNNNNNNNNNNNNNNNNNNNNNNNNNNNNNNNNNNNNNNNNNNNNNNNNNNNNNNNNNNNNNNNNNNNNNNNNNNNNNNNNNNNNNNNNNNNNNNNNNNNNNNNNNNNNNNNNNNNNNNNNNNNNNNNNNNNNNNNNNNNNNNNNNNNNNNNNNNNNNNNNNNNNNNNNNNNNNNNNNNNNNNNNNNNNNNNNNNNNNNNNNNNNNNNNNNNNNNNNNNNNNNNNNNNNNNNNNNNNNNNNNNNNNNNNNNNNNNNNNNNNNNNNNNNNNNNNNNNNNNNNNNNNNNNNNNNNNNNNNNNNNNNNNNNNNNNNNNNNNNNNNNNNNNNNNNNNNNNNNNNNNNNNNNNNNNNNNNNNNNNNNNNNNNNNNNNNNNNNNNNNNNNNNNNNNNNNNNNNNNNNNNNNNNNNNNNNNNNNNNNNNNNNNNNNNNNNNNNNNNNNNNNNNNNNNNNNNNNNNNNNNNNNNNNNNNNNNNNNNNNNNNNNNNNNNNNNNNNNNNNNNNNNNNNNNNNNNNNNNNNNNNNNNNNNNNNNNNNNNNNNNNNNNNNNNNNNNNNNNNNNNNNNNNNNNNNNNNNNNNNNNNNNNNNNNNNNNNNNNNNNNNNNNNNNNNNNNNNNNNNNNNNNNNNNNNNNNN of Aquila chrysaetos chrysaetos chromosome 3, bAquChr1.4, whole genome shotgun sequence contains these proteins:
- the LOC115338863 gene encoding collagen alpha-1(I) chain-like; the protein is MVGAIQLLAVTLTVRINVGACPAHWVRRGCAGLFALRGPYRITSDSGVSPHAQQKPPQQWVTTPPDLLSVPGTARGGHAGPDTRCGANGCRGGLSPAAAPQPAGAPSARSENKGEGKRCHRAAPSEAGSPARRPVAPGGQGEPLRPPRQAPERGPPGQAAEQPPPRGPSGGGARLESGGMAARSQGSLRRLLQSSQEAQHRQAVLVRKLQAKVLHHDTVTPGRSHELLSYPSEWSGKRWMLTAVKGRQEFD